Sequence from the Paenibacillus tundrae genome:
CTATATGTTGGTCGCTTGAAACGCTCGTGGGATGGTTTTGTACAAGCTCATGTTGAGGGGCAAGGTTTGCTAACAGATATGGAGCATCTGCCTGGATGGCAACAATTCCTGTATCGTCATATCAGTCGCTTTCGCACTGCACCACTCGTCTGGCTGATTCTCATGTTCCCACTACAACTGGTGATTCAGCTCATTCTTGTCTTATTTGGTCAGCGACCTGACAGTGCCATTCGTACCTTCTTAGATACGAGCAGCTACAATTACTCCCGTCTCCCTATCCCACCAGCCGATATCATTCCGGGAGATGGACACTATCTGTGCACCGTTGCGGCTGGTGGACATGCCAAATGGGTTAAACCTGTGCGAGCTGGCATACGACACGGCCACGTTATTAAAGTGAATCGACAACTGATGATTGCAAATGCTTTTGAACACATACTCGAACAGTACACGCCTCGATTCCATCGCCTCGTTCGTGGGTTATATGATCGTTATGGCTATCCGGTGAGTAAACATATTCGTTCCCGCTGGACAGCGGATCTTGTCTATCTACTCATGAAACCACTGGAATGGATCTTCTTACTGGTTCTATATACAACAGACAAACATCCAGAGAACCGAATTCATATTCAATACAGTGAAATGAGAGGCAAGTTTACGAAATTTTAGACTCTGCTTACACAAAATTGTACCGGTACAGTAGAGAGAAACGGCGGTGTTCAGTAACCTGTGCCATACCTACAATAGATGAAGGAGCTATCATGAATTAAACATGTGATGGTTCCACATATGATTGGAGGTTACGCCAATGTACACGTTAAATCCAACTGAAATTAAAGCCTACCTTAAACGGATAGGTATTGATGAGATAAAGCCGCCAACACTTGAATTTCTATCCGAACTACAAGCGGCGCATGTAGCTTACCTGGCCTGGCAGACCGTTGATATTTTTGCAGGTCGCCCCGCCGGAATTCACCTTCGAGAATCTGTAGAGCTCATGTTGAACGGGCGTAGCGGATACTGTTTTCACTTGAATGGCGCGTTTAGTGTGCTGCTGCACTCACTTGGATATACTGTGCGATGGCATCGTGCAGGTGTTCAACCCCATGGGGAGCAACCACGTGTTAACTCGTTTCATTTAGGACTATCTGTACTGCTACCAGGATCAGATAATCCAGATGAACAATGGATTGTAGATGTTGGGCTTGGTGGTATGCCATTTCAGCCGCTTCCGTTACGTTATGGCACCTATGGACAGGCACCTTTCACGTATAATCTACTTCCATCATCTGTTGCTGCTGAAGGCTGGAGACTGGAGTATGAACCGAACGGCCCGAGCCTAGGTGTGGACTATGCTCCTGATCCGGTCAGCCAATTAGATGAATTCATTCCTAAGCATGAGTTCTACAGCCAGTCGATCCAGTCACCTTGGCATAACACATTTCTTCTTCGTCAAAGAGATGCTCAGCGTAGTCATGAACTACGTGGATGTATGCTACGAATCCATGATGCTGAGGGTATTCGTAAGATGGAGATTAGAACCTTCAACGAGTGGATTAGCACACTCACTGACGTATTTCATGAACCATTGGTACGGTACAGTAAGATGGAACGCGAAGAGATGTGGAAGCAGGTGCAGACCGCACACGAGGACTGGAAGAGAACACAAAAGAGCTGAGAATACTATGGCATACGGTGTTTAAGCAAGCGAGCTGTAAGAGATATTGCACGTAAGCTGTCGTTTTGTTAGAGCTATGACTGCTGAATGTATGCTGCTGTACTATCGAGTCGCTCCATGTGCTAAACAGGATTGGTGCTGCTACATGTCGAATCTATCGACAGGTGATAAATAATGTTGAAATTACAAGTTATGCAAGTACCTTCAATATTGCTGGAAGACGAATGGGAACTGTTACTGTCTATGGTTTCCGCTGAGCGACGTGCGGGTGCAGCCCGTTATGTACATCAGGCGGATGCTTATCGTTCTGTACTGGGTGAAGCATTGGCTCGGGTTACGTTAGCAGGTCAGATTGGTGAACAGGCGAAGGATATATTGTTTAGCCGAAATGCATACGGAAAGCCTTTCCTGAACGAACATGCAGATCACTCCTTCAACCTCTCCCATTCTGGAGGTTGGATTGTTATGATCTCGGGCGGACATGGTCTTGTGGGTGTCGATGTGGAGCAAACGAACCCGATTGACCTTCAGATTGCAGACCGTTTCTTCGCTCCGCAGGAGCATCGTTACCTGATCAGCCAACCGGCCGATATGCAGGTTGAAACCTTCTATCGACTATGGACGCTCAAGGAGAGCTACATTAAGGCCGTAGGCAAAGGGCTCTCCATACCGCTGGACTCCTTCGCCATTCTTCCTAATGATCAGGGAGATTGGCATTGTGAGCAGGATGAAGCCTATCATTTTCACAGCGAGCGACTGGATGATGGACATATGCTGGCAGCCTGTTCTGTAGGAACAGCATTGCCCACAGAGTACGATGTGGTCACTGTCCAGGATGTACTTCAAGCGATACGCAAATAAGGGGCAATCGCCCCTTATTTTTGTGCTTTATTTTATACCTCAGATGGTCTCCGGGTGACATGCCATACGAAGCGAGCGGCTGATCAGATAAGGCAACACCGATACGTGATTCTCTCCTTCAAACTCCGTAAATTGAATCGTCAAACCTGGATGATTCAGACTAGATAGACGCTCCGTAAGCCTTAAGGCTCTCCCGTTATTACCAGCAGGATGGATCTTTTCCTGCTCTCCTATGCCAATCCATACCTCGGTCTGAATCGGATCTGAATCCAAACGGGCAATAAATGCCTCTTCCTCCGTCTGCATCAGCTTCTGATTCCAATGCAGCGACGGACTGCCAGCGATATAATAACGAAAAGCTTCTGGCTTCGTCAGCAGTGTATGTAGAACGAACAACCCGCCCAGAGAATGGCCAAAGATCGCTTGTCTGCTCCGATTAATTCGATATTGTGCTTCAATTCTCGGTTTCAATTCATCTTCAATAAACTGTAAAAAACGATCCGCTCCTCCCTGCGGCGGCAGAGGTGTACCATCTGGTTGATGTGTATACTCCGTTGTCGCCTCCGGGGTATAATCCGCATAACGATGAGGCGAGAAAGTCGCCTCTGTTGGATAACCGATCCCTACCACAATAGCCGGGATGACTCCTGTCTTCTCTGGTCTACGTCCTTGTAGACGAACGGCTTCTACCATTGTACCGAATACAGCATTTGCATCCAGCACATAGATGACTGGATACCCTGACGCAGGGGCTGCCTCCGCTGGCTCATATACCATAATCTGATACGCATGACCTCCAGTGCTGGGATTCATAATCCATTGTTCGGCGCGTGGAATCTTCACCACACTTCGTGCATTTTCTTGTTCAGGTGCATCTAATGGGGGTTGCTTGGATTGAAATGTCATGATCGTTAATCCTCCTTACTAGCACCTCTATGGGAGCCACTTCAACTCTCTATTATTCCGTCAATGCCTTTAACGTATCATTAATTACACGTCGATATGCGATCAATCCACCACCTAGCCAAGAGGCTGGTTCAACGGCGTACACATTTCCTGCTTTTACGGCAGGGATGCCTTTCCATACTGCGGTCTCCGTCATTTCTTTCATGCTACCAGGGCCTTGTTCTACCGTGAAAATAAAATCTGCATCGATCTCAGGCAATATCTCGGTCGATACCATCGCGCTATTCTCCGTCTCCACCAATGCTGGCTTCCCTAAGCCAAGCTGCTCGTACACGACATAACCGCTGAAATAGTTACCTCCCATCAAGGTGATGCCACGCGGGGCAAACCGGATGATTGCTGCCTTTTTGCCCTCGGTCACTTGAGCCAGTTTCGCCTTGGCTGATTCAACTTCTGCATGATAGTCTTCAATCGCCTGTTTGGCCTCAGCGGATTTACCCAGCAGATCGCCGATGACCTCCAAGGACTTCTCTACATCACCCGAAGCGTTGCTAAATACATAGGTTGGTGCGATCTTGGAGTAGCTCTCGTACACACCATTCTCAGCATAATTCGCTGTATGCAAAATAATAAAATCCGGGTTGAACGCCATTAATGCCTCAGGCGCAGGCAACCCGCTGGAGAAGTCGAGCGTTGGAACATCGCTTAACTGATCCTGCAAATACACATGCCCCTGCGTGCCGCTCGCCCATTGGGCAACAGGTTTAACTCCCAGCGTGAGCAGGGAATCTTCCAGATAGGGTGCGAAGACTCGCTCTGCATTAGTCGGGACAATGACATCATGACCTAACTCATCCTTTACTGTGCGTTCACCCACTGTCTCCTGAGCCTGATCTTCCTCCACATCTGTGTTAGAAGATGCTGGCGCTGCTGCTTCCGTTGTCGGTTGCTCTTGCTGCGATTCCCCGGCTTGTCCTGTACTTGAATTGGAACTACAGGCAGATAATAGACCTGTGATGAGCAGTAGTAAAACGAAGATAGACACCCGTACATGACGTAATTTGCGAGCAACAAATTGCTGTCCCTTGGATGGACTCTGTGGAAACATGATATATCCCCCTTGATAGACATTCTCATTTAGATAGTAGGATTATATGTCATGTCACTCGTGAACCACCATGGACAGTATCCAGATAACCATTTGGACAATATCCCGTAAACATAAGCAAGGCTTCGCTGAGCATACGCATCACACCTACAGCAGAGTAGTCGAACCACGGATCACCTGCAATCAGGTGGATCTGATAAAGCTGCGCTGCCTTGAGCTGTCGCCATATAGGCGAGTGCTGTAAGCTGAGCCACGTTGCCCGTGATGCCGCTTCTGGACACACCATAACGATCATACGGTCTGGATTCATCGCAGCAATTTGCTCCATTGTTATAGGTACACTTGCGTTCACATCCAGCATGGTATCTAGTTGTAGCGCATGATGAAATATCTCTTGTATACCCGGATTGCTGTAGAGATAGAGGTATTGACCATACACACGAAGTACGAGTACCTTTTCCTGACCCATTTCCTTCTCTACATGTTCCCGCGCTTCTTGCGCCCGTTGATGATATGCATCGATCCATTGCTCTGCCTGCTCTTCCCGTTCCAAAAAAGTAGCAATCGTACGCAATTGCGTACGCCAATCCGATGGATGCCTAGGTACGACACAGCACGGAGCAATCTCGGCCAGCTTCGCCTCATCCTGCTCACTAATCTGATCATTGCCAATAATGGCGTCTGGGCGAATATGCACCAGTTTCTCCACATTTGCTTCCATTCGCCAGCTTGTATATGGATCTGTCAGTTTCAGATGAGATGGGATCTCTGTGCGATACACATTATAGTAATACGCTGTCCACTTTGGATCGATGGGCGCAGCAACAGGCATGATACCGAGCGCCAGAAGCTGCCCAATCATATTGGAGGAATATGTGGCGATGCGTTTCTTCGTATTTCTTGCATAATCCGATGGAGAAATGCCCACTTCTTTTTTAAATTTCCGGCTAAAATAATACTCGTCGCTATACCCCACCTTCTGTGCGATGTCGCGTAACTTATCTCCAGACTCCTTCAGATATCGCTTGGCATGATTAATGCGAAGATCGGTTAAGTACTCCATTGCACTCTGACCATAGGTTTTCTTGAATAAATCTACAAAGTATTTCGGACTGATGTTGGCTCTTGCGGCCAGATCAGCAATAGATAATGGTAAGTTATAATGTTGAGCCATATATGTCTTAACTTTAGCGATATCTGCCTTAGCGCTTCGGCTCGATACTGGCGCTGTATTAGCAAGCATTGGTTTGGCGGCATGTGTTCCCTTATCGAATATCATGACATGACTCCTTTCAGATAAATGAGAACCATTATCATTTAAGGTATCATATTATTTTTCTCATGGTCAATCTATATCTGTAGAATTCGGATCGTTATCGTACTAATTAAGGAGTATAAACAAAAAAGCTAACGTCGTGTTTAGACACGCGTTAGCTCTAATGCTGATTCCTACAGGCTTGGTCTTAGCAATCCACCTAATCTACCAATGCTGCCCCTAGTTTCTGCTCCGCAATTTGCTGAGAAGACGCAGAATCTCAATGTATAACCACACCAGCGTGACCATTAAACCAAATGCTCCATACCACTCCATATATTTGGGTGCTCCCTGCTCTGCCCCATGCTCGATAAAGTCAAAATCAAGCACCAAATTCAGCGCCGCCACAATGACGATCACCACTGAGATACCGATCCCAATCAGACTATTGTCATGCAAGTAAGGGACTGTAATTCCGAACAGACGCAGTACGAAGCTTAGAAGATACATAATCATAATACCGCCGGTTGCAGCAACAACGCCCAGCTTGAAGTTCTCCGTTGCCTTAATCAATCTAGTTTTGTAGGCCACTAATAATGCGACAAAGACAGCCATCGTCAACAGAGCAGCCTGCAACGTAATTCCGTTGTACAACGATTCATAGGCTGCGGAGAACGCGCCGAGGAACATACCTTCTGCGACGGCATAGATCGGTACCAGATATGGAGCAGCTACTGGTTTAAATGAAATAATTAGCGCTAGAATAAAACCGACGATCAGCCCACCATAAGCCAGTGGAAGCACTTCTTGTCCGTTAAAAAACATCATCCACGTAGCAAATGCACTACCTAGCAGGATGATCAACGTGATAAATGCCTTGTTAACTGTACCGTTAATCGTCATGAATTGCTGATACCGATCATCTCCATACCCTCTGTTGCCTTCAAATGTACTTTCTTTCAGTGTCGGATTACCACTACGACCGATCAAACCAATCACCTCTTCTATGTAATGTTGTTGCTCAAAAACGTAATACACTCTAATTGTTTGTTTCCTATATGACTACTACTTGTGCTTCTGTTTCATCTACCTTGGAGTTGAATGCTGGTTGGTTGCTGCAATACTAATAATTTTGCATCAATGCGCATCTCTTAGGATACGGTATAGCTCCTGCAATCCACGAGAGTCAATAACATCTCGTTATTTCGATCTTAACTACAGCCTTGTTCAGGAGAAACTTAGATACGGATGTAACCGTAAGATCACACCCGTGTCCATAAATCACACCTGAGAAGGATAGCCCTCAACAGTGCGGTTTCACCCTACCTTACTTGTTCAGCCTACTCGTACTCGTAAACTTACTTGTATAACACTTTATCTACATTGTATTTCGCACGCATCGTGTTAATGATATACGTCTCGTAGATTTCACGATCCATCGGATCTTCAACCAGACATACTTCAATCTT
This genomic interval carries:
- a CDS encoding DUF6688 domain-containing protein codes for the protein MIATLQFLALFLIVPAVSGWIMLNSFLKKASGSGRTLLTVFEVFTIVFTVIGFVIGMSFDALGVQGGEPLSVYEGTGNLASNYASINHQSLPVFITTHVVGLLAYILLFTRSDKLSPILYTLCNSALVLSIVWGIIYITHTGLAWFNETGLLITFSILTLQSSYLSLICLYVGRLKRSWDGFVQAHVEGQGLLTDMEHLPGWQQFLYRHISRFRTAPLVWLILMFPLQLVIQLILVLFGQRPDSAIRTFLDTSSYNYSRLPIPPADIIPGDGHYLCTVAAGGHAKWVKPVRAGIRHGHVIKVNRQLMIANAFEHILEQYTPRFHRLVRGLYDRYGYPVSKHIRSRWTADLVYLLMKPLEWIFLLVLYTTDKHPENRIHIQYSEMRGKFTKF
- a CDS encoding AraC family transcriptional regulator, translated to MIFDKGTHAAKPMLANTAPVSSRSAKADIAKVKTYMAQHYNLPLSIADLAARANISPKYFVDLFKKTYGQSAMEYLTDLRINHAKRYLKESGDKLRDIAQKVGYSDEYYFSRKFKKEVGISPSDYARNTKKRIATYSSNMIGQLLALGIMPVAAPIDPKWTAYYYNVYRTEIPSHLKLTDPYTSWRMEANVEKLVHIRPDAIIGNDQISEQDEAKLAEIAPCCVVPRHPSDWRTQLRTIATFLEREEQAEQWIDAYHQRAQEAREHVEKEMGQEKVLVLRVYGQYLYLYSNPGIQEIFHHALQLDTMLDVNASVPITMEQIAAMNPDRMIVMVCPEAASRATWLSLQHSPIWRQLKAAQLYQIHLIAGDPWFDYSAVGVMRMLSEALLMFTGYCPNGYLDTVHGGSRVT
- a CDS encoding 4'-phosphopantetheinyl transferase family protein, translating into MLKLQVMQVPSILLEDEWELLLSMVSAERRAGAARYVHQADAYRSVLGEALARVTLAGQIGEQAKDILFSRNAYGKPFLNEHADHSFNLSHSGGWIVMISGGHGLVGVDVEQTNPIDLQIADRFFAPQEHRYLISQPADMQVETFYRLWTLKESYIKAVGKGLSIPLDSFAILPNDQGDWHCEQDEAYHFHSERLDDGHMLAACSVGTALPTEYDVVTVQDVLQAIRK
- a CDS encoding arylamine N-acetyltransferase family protein, with product MYTLNPTEIKAYLKRIGIDEIKPPTLEFLSELQAAHVAYLAWQTVDIFAGRPAGIHLRESVELMLNGRSGYCFHLNGAFSVLLHSLGYTVRWHRAGVQPHGEQPRVNSFHLGLSVLLPGSDNPDEQWIVDVGLGGMPFQPLPLRYGTYGQAPFTYNLLPSSVAAEGWRLEYEPNGPSLGVDYAPDPVSQLDEFIPKHEFYSQSIQSPWHNTFLLRQRDAQRSHELRGCMLRIHDAEGIRKMEIRTFNEWISTLTDVFHEPLVRYSKMEREEMWKQVQTAHEDWKRTQKS
- a CDS encoding alpha/beta hydrolase, with the protein product MTFQSKQPPLDAPEQENARSVVKIPRAEQWIMNPSTGGHAYQIMVYEPAEAAPASGYPVIYVLDANAVFGTMVEAVRLQGRRPEKTGVIPAIVVGIGYPTEATFSPHRYADYTPEATTEYTHQPDGTPLPPQGGADRFLQFIEDELKPRIEAQYRINRSRQAIFGHSLGGLFVLHTLLTKPEAFRYYIAGSPSLHWNQKLMQTEEEAFIARLDSDPIQTEVWIGIGEQEKIHPAGNNGRALRLTERLSSLNHPGLTIQFTEFEGENHVSVLPYLISRSLRMACHPETI
- a CDS encoding Bax inhibitor-1/YccA family protein; the protein is MIGRSGNPTLKESTFEGNRGYGDDRYQQFMTINGTVNKAFITLIILLGSAFATWMMFFNGQEVLPLAYGGLIVGFILALIISFKPVAAPYLVPIYAVAEGMFLGAFSAAYESLYNGITLQAALLTMAVFVALLVAYKTRLIKATENFKLGVVAATGGIMIMYLLSFVLRLFGITVPYLHDNSLIGIGISVVIVIVAALNLVLDFDFIEHGAEQGAPKYMEWYGAFGLMVTLVWLYIEILRLLSKLRSRN
- a CDS encoding ABC transporter substrate-binding protein; amino-acid sequence: MFPQSPSKGQQFVARKLRHVRVSIFVLLLLITGLLSACSSNSSTGQAGESQQEQPTTEAAAPASSNTDVEEDQAQETVGERTVKDELGHDVIVPTNAERVFAPYLEDSLLTLGVKPVAQWASGTQGHVYLQDQLSDVPTLDFSSGLPAPEALMAFNPDFIILHTANYAENGVYESYSKIAPTYVFSNASGDVEKSLEVIGDLLGKSAEAKQAIEDYHAEVESAKAKLAQVTEGKKAAIIRFAPRGITLMGGNYFSGYVVYEQLGLGKPALVETENSAMVSTEILPEIDADFIFTVEQGPGSMKEMTETAVWKGIPAVKAGNVYAVEPASWLGGGLIAYRRVINDTLKALTE